A single region of the Methanofastidiosum sp. genome encodes:
- a CDS encoding polyprenyl synthetase family protein: MDFAKVAGELKKDIEEEIKKFFEAELKSIDNDTLCDFYKDIRHHTLLGGKRLRPIMCIMAYCGYSDYNPKILRTSIAFELLHSSSLILDDAMDEDVVRHGEKTFNAIYAEKFLKSTRFDLNPYYEGGNWIKKDGLSQLLLMQRAISRYSYALSVLGSNILYALSGKAIRSSGFEDKIVTQAMIMQREMYKILNEGQLLDILMEQKGGNEDKYFEMIDHKTGILFKYPLKIGLLFTEKADICSLDTYSINLSRAFQVHDDILGVFGEEGTTGKPVDSDIKEGKNTLLVIKTLELADENQLKKVKAILGNRNASSEDIAEIKDIMKICGALDYCIEKESRLIKAAKESIDPNMKDKSKIFLTDLCDFIIKRKY, encoded by the coding sequence ATGGACTTTGCTAAGGTCGCAGGCGAGCTCAAAAAAGATATAGAAGAAGAAATTAAAAAATTTTTTGAAGCAGAATTAAAATCTATTGATAATGATACTCTTTGTGATTTTTATAAAGATATAAGACATCACACGCTCCTTGGCGGAAAACGCCTTAGACCAATAATGTGTATAATGGCCTATTGTGGTTATTCAGACTATAATCCTAAAATTTTAAGAACATCTATAGCATTTGAGCTTCTTCATTCTTCTTCCCTTATACTTGACGACGCTATGGATGAAGACGTAGTAAGGCATGGAGAAAAAACATTCAATGCAATATATGCAGAAAAATTTTTGAAATCTACAAGATTTGACTTGAATCCCTATTATGAGGGTGGCAACTGGATTAAAAAAGATGGGCTTTCTCAACTACTTCTGATGCAAAGAGCAATCTCTAGATATTCTTACGCACTTTCAGTTTTGGGCTCTAACATACTTTATGCTTTAAGTGGGAAGGCAATAAGATCAAGTGGATTTGAGGATAAGATAGTTACTCAAGCAATGATAATGCAGAGAGAAATGTACAAAATATTAAACGAGGGCCAGTTATTAGATATTCTGATGGAACAAAAAGGTGGAAACGAAGACAAATATTTTGAAATGATAGACCACAAGACCGGTATCCTCTTTAAATACCCTTTAAAAATTGGCCTTCTTTTCACTGAGAAGGCAGATATCTGCTCATTAGATACTTACTCTATAAATCTTTCAAGAGCATTTCAAGTCCATGATGATATTCTTGGGGTCTTTGGAGAAGAAGGGACAACTGGAAAACCTGTTGACAGCGACATCAAAGAAGGAAAAAATACATTATTAGTAATTAAAACACTTGAATTAGCAGATGAAAATCAATTGAAGAAAGTTAAGGCCATTTTAGGAAACAGAAATGCTTCTTCTGAAGACATAGCCGAAATAAAAGACATAATGAAAATTTGCGGAGCTTTGGATTACTGTATTGAAAAGGAATCTAGATTAATCAAAGCAGCCAAAGAGTCTATAGATCCAAACATGAAAGACAAATCAAAAATATTTCTAACTGACCTTTGCGATTTTATAATAAAAAGAAAGTATTAG
- a CDS encoding 4Fe-4S cluster-binding domain-containing protein, producing MPIKKTDANSFYTGKLQKGCKLCIKGRKSVLFVTGICHVNCYYCPVSNEKKDKDISYINERKIEKKGDILEEINACRSKGISFTGGDPLLKIDKCLDYAKLIKENYSDHHIHLYTGSTDKTSKKLCKLEGYVDEVRFHVKNEKEVSRLKSIINMDYSFGIEIPVIPGDFQRICSIIESASSVGFSFVNLNEFEYTETNWENLSKKGFDFDDDTSMIKGSKDLSLKLLEKYKNLPISIHFCPSVLKDAIQLRRRWERRAKNTKKYYEEIEDCLIVKGELSGDIKEIVNYLNEELNISKKMYEVQENKVFTHWAIAEDISEDKEISKKIKSAIIKEYPIYKRVIAEYIPL from the coding sequence ATGCCAATAAAGAAAACTGATGCTAACTCATTTTACACCGGAAAGCTACAGAAAGGTTGCAAATTGTGTATTAAAGGTAGGAAATCTGTACTTTTTGTCACTGGAATTTGCCACGTAAATTGTTATTATTGTCCCGTATCGAATGAGAAAAAGGATAAGGATATCTCGTACATCAATGAGAGAAAAATAGAAAAAAAAGGAGATATTTTAGAAGAGATAAATGCCTGTAGGTCAAAAGGAATCAGTTTTACTGGGGGGGATCCTCTTCTAAAAATAGACAAATGCCTTGACTATGCTAAACTAATCAAAGAAAATTATAGTGACCACCATATCCATCTATATACAGGCAGTACTGATAAAACATCTAAAAAGCTATGCAAACTAGAAGGATATGTCGATGAAGTTAGATTCCACGTTAAAAATGAAAAAGAAGTATCCAGACTAAAGAGCATTATTAATATGGATTATAGTTTTGGTATTGAGATCCCTGTTATACCAGGAGATTTTCAAAGAATTTGCTCGATAATTGAATCGGCATCTTCTGTTGGCTTCTCTTTTGTCAATTTGAATGAATTTGAATATACAGAAACAAATTGGGAGAATCTTTCTAAAAAGGGTTTTGATTTTGATGACGATACAAGTATGATAAAGGGTAGTAAAGATCTATCCCTGAAATTATTAGAGAAGTACAAAAATCTCCCGATATCGATCCATTTCTGCCCTTCTGTTCTAAAGGATGCGATCCAACTTAGGAGGAGATGGGAGAGACGGGCAAAGAATACAAAAAAATATTATGAGGAGATTGAAGACTGCCTAATAGTAAAAGGTGAGCTATCAGGGGACATAAAAGAAATAGTAAACTATCTTAACGAGGAACTTAATATTTCTAAAAAGATGTATGAAGTTCAGGAAAACAAGGTATTCACCCACTGGGCGATAGCAGAGGATATATCTGAGGATAAAGAAATATCAAAGAAGATAAAATCAGCAATAATAAAAGAATACCCGATATATAAAAGAGTTATAGCTGAATACATCCCTCTTTAA
- a CDS encoding WD40 repeat domain-containing protein, translated as MKFKIIAILIILLFSIGTISSAMSLEFESKSIHNDEFDILNVMASDLNGDGNYEILAYTAGKKFFCLDDKGTLKWTLESNNSFSMMKVMDILDSQGNEIILGTENRVVSQKEIYNALVYFLDSQGNEIVIIPILGSVLDVDIGDVDSNGTYETLVGADDGNVYLFDEELNLLWDYKTRGYNFRSLIVDLNEDGINEIMIVSWDNTYMLDGLGKLTKSYTTKHILRDLYLDRYNNIIHVSRWFREDSQNWKGTVVYSLNRNLVSMWEFRTETESSASALFDVNNDGRDEVIIAGNNGEIIVLDSKGGFLKRFDLPDRIFMIDVIKEENTNYLVAGCKDNNLYIIDYNTGSTEYKFQTQGWIETFYIIDINKDGKQDIIVGSNDNRIYLLLQEKEIVETPEEENKSVVDKPPEVEQPKGETKNVPFEEVGILGGTLLGAIYIALRKRR; from the coding sequence ATGAAATTTAAAATTATAGCCATATTAATTATTTTACTATTTTCAATTGGAACAATATCTTCCGCAATGTCTTTAGAATTTGAAAGTAAATCAATTCACAACGATGAATTTGATATACTAAACGTTATGGCAAGTGATCTAAATGGCGATGGAAATTATGAGATTCTTGCCTATACAGCCGGTAAGAAGTTTTTCTGTCTAGACGATAAAGGAACTCTCAAGTGGACTCTAGAATCAAATAATTCTTTTTCAATGATGAAAGTCATGGATATTCTTGATTCCCAAGGAAACGAAATTATCTTGGGAACAGAAAATAGAGTTGTTTCCCAAAAAGAGATATATAATGCATTAGTTTACTTCCTTGATTCTCAAGGAAATGAAATTGTGATCATACCTATTTTGGGATCAGTACTTGATGTAGATATAGGGGATGTCGACTCAAACGGAACCTATGAAACACTTGTTGGTGCTGACGATGGTAATGTCTATCTTTTTGATGAGGAACTTAATCTACTTTGGGACTACAAAACTAGAGGGTATAACTTTAGGTCTCTTATCGTGGATCTTAATGAAGACGGGATAAACGAAATCATGATCGTATCTTGGGACAATACTTACATGCTTGATGGTCTAGGAAAGCTTACTAAATCTTACACAACAAAACATATCCTAAGAGACCTTTATCTTGACCGATACAACAATATTATTCACGTATCCCGTTGGTTTAGAGAAGATTCTCAAAACTGGAAAGGAACAGTTGTCTACTCTTTAAACAGGAATTTAGTGTCAATGTGGGAATTTAGAACAGAAACTGAATCAAGCGCATCAGCACTTTTTGATGTAAATAACGATGGCAGAGATGAAGTAATTATTGCCGGTAACAATGGAGAAATAATAGTTCTTGACTCAAAAGGCGGATTTCTGAAAAGATTCGATCTGCCAGACAGAATATTCATGATTGACGTAATTAAGGAAGAAAATACTAACTATTTAGTTGCCGGATGCAAAGACAATAATCTTTATATTATTGATTATAACACTGGTAGCACTGAATATAAGTTCCAAACTCAAGGCTGGATTGAAACTTTTTACATAATTGATATCAATAAAGATGGCAAACAGGATATTATCGTTGGCTCCAATGATAATAGAATATACTTATTACTTCAAGAAAAAGAAATAGTTGAAACTCCAGAAGAAGAGAACAAATCAGTTGTTGATAAACCACCTGAAGTGGAGCAGCCGAAAGGCGAAACTAAAAATGTTCCATTTGAAGAAGTTGGAATTCTTGGGGGCACATTATTAGGTGCGATATATATTGCATTACGAAAAAGGAGATAA
- the ppsA gene encoding phosphoenolpyruvate synthase, which produces MAQDKENKLILLFEEIDIDDIPFVGGKNASLGEMIRNLKSKGIKIPEGFAITSYAYDYFLKNAGIEKKIKDILKDLDTNIYENLATRGEKIRQAIIEAEFPDELKKEIIKAYGKLEEIYGKNVDVAVRSSATAEDLPDASFAGQQETFLNITGPDALILSCKKCFASLFTNRAISYRHDKGFDHFSVKLSIGVQKMARSDTGSSGVIFTIDTESGFKDVVLVTSIYGLGENIVQGTVNPDEFYVFKPTLKKGYKSIINKKLGSKQRRMIYSDDPNESTKNIRVDEKERNKFSITDEDVLKLARWAVIIEDHYSNKKGKQTPMDIEWAKDGTNGELYILQARPETVHSQRDFNTIKTYILKEKGKKLVTGQAVGDLIGQGMVHIIRTPKEISLFREGEILVTEMTDPDWEPVMKKASAIVTNRGGRTCHAAIVSRELGIPCIVGTDDSTEVLSDGQKVTVNCAEGEIGAVYDGLLKYEVEEIDIQKLPETRTKIMMNVGIPEKAFYQSQIPNDGVGLAREEFIINSYIGIHPMALVNFEELNEKARYDMAVAEVIKQIEDKTGGYAEKTHFYIDKLTYGISMIGAAFYPKDVILRLSDFKSNEYENLIGGKFYEPKESNPMIGWRGASRYYDEKFKQGFALECKAIKRAREEIGLDNIKLMVPFCRTPAEGRKVINTLKEFGLVQGENGLEVYVMCEIPSNVLAADEFCEIFDGFSIGSNDLTQLALGLDRDSEIVSSIYDERNIAVKRLIKKAIEVVKSKSKKIGICGQAPSDFPEFASFLVESGIDSISLNPDTVIKTRLNVWEKEKEMGFI; this is translated from the coding sequence ATGGCCCAAGACAAGGAAAATAAATTAATCCTATTATTTGAAGAGATAGATATAGATGATATTCCTTTTGTAGGTGGTAAGAATGCCTCTCTTGGTGAGATGATAAGAAATCTTAAAAGCAAGGGGATTAAAATCCCTGAAGGATTTGCCATTACATCTTATGCTTATGATTATTTTTTAAAGAATGCTGGGATAGAGAAAAAGATAAAGGACATTCTAAAGGACCTTGACACAAACATTTACGAAAATCTTGCAACGCGGGGAGAAAAAATAAGACAGGCCATAATTGAAGCAGAATTTCCTGATGAGTTAAAGAAAGAAATTATTAAGGCTTATGGAAAGTTAGAAGAAATATATGGTAAAAATGTGGATGTTGCTGTGAGGTCGTCCGCAACTGCTGAAGACCTTCCCGATGCTTCATTTGCAGGCCAACAAGAAACTTTTCTTAACATTACCGGCCCAGATGCCTTGATTTTATCATGTAAAAAATGTTTTGCTTCTCTATTTACTAATAGAGCCATATCATACAGACACGATAAGGGGTTTGACCATTTCTCAGTCAAACTCTCAATAGGCGTTCAGAAAATGGCTAGAAGTGATACTGGGTCAAGTGGCGTTATATTCACTATTGATACAGAGTCTGGTTTTAAAGATGTAGTTTTAGTTACTTCTATTTATGGTCTTGGTGAGAATATTGTTCAGGGTACTGTAAATCCCGATGAATTTTATGTCTTTAAACCTACTTTAAAGAAAGGTTACAAATCAATCATCAATAAAAAACTTGGATCGAAACAGAGAAGAATGATTTATTCTGATGACCCTAATGAAAGTACAAAAAATATAAGGGTCGATGAAAAAGAAAGAAACAAATTCTCAATAACTGATGAAGATGTCCTAAAACTTGCCAGATGGGCGGTAATAATAGAAGATCACTATTCTAACAAAAAAGGTAAACAGACACCCATGGACATTGAATGGGCAAAGGATGGAACTAACGGGGAGCTTTACATTCTGCAAGCAAGACCTGAAACTGTTCATTCTCAAAGAGATTTCAATACAATAAAGACCTACATCCTGAAAGAAAAAGGGAAAAAGCTTGTGACAGGTCAAGCAGTTGGAGATCTAATTGGGCAGGGAATGGTCCATATCATAAGGACCCCTAAGGAAATTTCTCTTTTCAGAGAGGGGGAAATCCTTGTAACAGAAATGACAGACCCAGATTGGGAACCTGTTATGAAAAAAGCAAGCGCTATTGTGACAAATAGAGGTGGGAGAACCTGCCATGCAGCTATAGTGTCACGGGAACTTGGTATACCGTGCATCGTTGGAACTGATGACTCAACTGAAGTTTTGTCTGATGGACAGAAAGTTACTGTAAATTGCGCTGAAGGGGAGATAGGTGCAGTATATGATGGGTTACTAAAATATGAAGTGGAAGAAATAGATATACAGAAACTTCCAGAAACTAGAACTAAGATAATGATGAACGTGGGAATACCAGAAAAAGCATTCTACCAGTCACAGATCCCAAACGATGGTGTTGGATTAGCAAGAGAAGAGTTTATTATTAATTCTTACATAGGGATCCACCCAATGGCCCTTGTTAACTTTGAAGAGTTGAATGAAAAAGCAAGATACGATATGGCTGTTGCAGAAGTTATAAAACAGATAGAAGATAAAACAGGTGGATACGCGGAAAAAACTCACTTCTATATTGACAAGCTTACATATGGCATATCAATGATTGGGGCAGCATTTTATCCTAAAGACGTCATTCTTCGTCTAAGCGACTTCAAATCCAATGAATATGAGAATCTTATTGGTGGGAAGTTCTATGAACCTAAGGAAAGCAATCCAATGATCGGTTGGAGAGGGGCTTCTAGATACTACGATGAAAAATTCAAGCAAGGTTTTGCCCTTGAGTGTAAGGCCATTAAGAGGGCTAGAGAAGAGATTGGACTGGATAACATCAAGCTGATGGTTCCATTTTGTAGAACGCCTGCTGAAGGTAGAAAAGTTATAAACACTTTGAAAGAGTTTGGACTAGTCCAAGGCGAGAATGGCCTTGAAGTTTATGTGATGTGTGAAATCCCTTCAAATGTTCTTGCCGCAGACGAATTCTGTGAGATATTTGATGGATTCTCTATTGGTTCAAATGATCTTACGCAACTTGCCCTTGGTCTCGATAGAGATTCAGAGATTGTTTCAAGCATCTATGATGAAAGGAACATTGCAGTCAAAAGATTGATTAAAAAGGCAATTGAAGTAGTGAAATCAAAGAGCAAAAAAATAGGCATATGCGGTCAAGCGCCGTCAGACTTCCCAGAGTTTGCATCCTTCCTAGTTGAAAGCGGGATAGACTCAATAAGCTTGAATCCAGACACAGTCATAAAGACTAGACTAAACGTTTGGGAAAAGGAAAAAGAGATGGGGTTCATATAG